The stretch of DNA CTCGGCCGCGCGCGCGGCGCGCGCGGAGATTCCATCTTGACTAGCTCACGGGCATCTGGATCGCATCCGTCCGGAAGAGGGCCAGGATGTGCCGGCGGAGGGCATCCTCGACGGACGGGCGGTCGCGGATCTCGCGCACGCGGACGCTGAGGGTTAGCTCGAGGCCCTTGCCGCCGAAGCCGGGGATGAGACGGACCGCGGGCGGCGGGCGATCCAGAAGCCCGTCCCGCTCCGCCCGCGCCCGGCGCGCCGCCTCGAGCAGGAGGCGCTCCACCCGTTCGAGGTCGGCGTCGTACGGCACCGTGACCCGTACGTCGACCGAGACCTCGGGGTCGGGCAGGCTGTAGTTGGTGACCACCGCCTTCGAGAGACGCTCGTTCGGCAGCACCACCGTGTTGTTGGCGAGCGTCTGCAAGCGCGTCGAGCGCCACCCGATGTGCATCACCGTGCCCTCGTCGCCGGTGTCGAGCCGCACGTAGTCGCCCAGCCGGACCGGACGGTCCGCCTGGAGGTAGAGGCCCGCGAAGAAGTTGCCGAGCGTGTCCTGCAGGGCGAGCGCGACGGCGAGGCTCCCGATGCCGAGCGTGGTCACGAGCGCGGTCAGGTGGATGCCGAGGTTGTCGAGGAGCAACGCGCCGAAGACGACGGCGAACGTGGCGCGCGCCATCGTCATCATCTGCGTGCCGACCCGCTGGCCGGCCTCGCTGCGCGCCGTGAGCCGGGCGAGGAGCGCGAGGCTCAGCTGCGCGATCAGATAGAGGGTGAGGGTCAGGTTCGCGACGCCCAGGATCCGCCCGAGCACGGCCCGCAGGTTGCGCGGGAGGTCGAGTGAGCCGAGGGTCGCGTGCAGCGCGCCGATGAGGAGCACGGGGAGGACGAAGCGGCGAACGCGGAGCACGTGCGCACCGTCGGGCCCGAGACCACGGCGGCGGGCCCAGGTCCCGAGCGCTCGCTCGACCCACGTGGCGGCGATGACCGAGCCCGCGATCACCGCGAGCACGGCGGCGCCGAGCTTGAGCAGCACAGGCCACGCAAGGGTCACGCCGAGGATCTCGACCATGGGCGCGGCATTCTAGCAGGGCGCGCTCGATTGACGCACGGCCGCCCCGCGGCTATCGCTCAGCCCCGTGATCCCCGTCGGCGAGGCGCTCGCCCGCGTCCTCGAGGCCACTCCCGTGCTCGGCGCGGAGCGGACGGCGATCCTCGCCGCGCTCGGCCGCGTGGCGGCCGCGGACGTCGTCTCCCGCCGCATCGTACCCGCGGCGCCGTACTCCGCGATGGACGGCTACGCCGTCCGCCATACCGACGTCTCCGCCGCGCCGGCGCAGCTGCGGATCGTGGCGGTCGAGCCGGCGGGCACGGTCGTCACCACGGCGGTCGAGCGCGGCACGGCGGTGAAGCTCTTCACCGGCTCGGTGATCCCGCCCGGCGCCGACGCCGTCGTCCGCATCGAGGACTGCGAGGAGGACGGCGACCGCCTCCTCGTGCGGGCGCCGGTGCCGCTCGGCGCCAACATCCGCGCCGCGGGCGAGGACGTCGAGCCCGGGCAGGTGGTGCTCGCCCGCGGCACGGTCGTGGGTCCCGCCGACGTCGGCGTCCTCGCGTCGGTCGGCCGCTCGAGCGTGCTCGTCCACCAGCGGCCGCGCGTGGCGATCCTCTCGACGGGCAGCGAGCTGGTCGAGGTGGACGACGTGCCCGGACCGGGGCAGGTGGTGAACTCCAACGCCTACGGGCTGGCGGCGGCGGTGCGGGAGGCGGGCGGGGAGCCCGTCGTGCTGCCGATCGCGCCGGACCGCCTGGACGAGATCCGTGCGAGCGTTGCCCAGGCGGCGCGTGCCGACGTGGTGGTGTCGACCGGCGGCGTGTCGGTCGGCGACCTCGACTTCGTCAAGGATGCGCTCGAGGCGGCGAGCTTCGAGCGGCTCTTCTGGCGCGTGGCGCAGAAGCCCGGCAAGCCCCTCCTTTTCGGCCGCCTCGCGGAGCGCCCCTTCTTCGGCCTGCCCGGCAATCCGGTCTCCGCGCTCGTCTGCTTCGCGCTCTACGTGCGGCCCGCGCTCCGCCGCCTCCAGGGCCACCGCCGCGTCCACCTGCCCGTCGTGCGGGCGCGCCTCGCGGCGCCGGTGAGAAAGACGCGGGGCCTCACCGAGTTCGTGCGCGTGTCGCTGAGCGACGGGCCGGACGGTGCGATCGCGACGGCGGCACGGTCGCAGAGCTCCGGCGCGCTCAGCGCGCTCGGAGGCGGTGCGGGGCTGCTCGTCGGCGCGGCCGAGCTGGCCGAGCTGCCCGCCGGCGCGTCGTATCCCGTGGTCGTCGCCGAGTCCGCTCTGGCGCGCGAGACGCCGCCGTTCTGACGGCCCGCGGGGGTTCCTTGACGGGCCCGGCCGCGGCGATGCTATGGTCGCCAGCCATGCATACCTACGGCACCAGCGGCCCCTGCGATCCCGAGTAGACGCGGCCGTGACGGAGCCTCGGCGGGCCGAGGGTGACGGCCTGCGGGTCGCGCTCTCGCCCTACCTCTTCCGCGGCATGCTGGTCGGGATGGGGGCGGTGGCGGTCGGCCTGGACCGGCTGACCGGCGATCGCGAGCTCACCTGGCGCTTCGCCAAGGCGCGTGCACGCACGCTCGCGTGGATGCTCGGCGTGCGCGTGCAGGTGCGCGGCCTCGAGCACCTGGCGGCCGGCGGACCCTTCGTCTTCACGCCGAACCATCAGAGCCACCTCGATATCCTCGTCCTGCTCGGCTACCTGCCCGGCCGCACGCGCTTCGCCGCCAAGCGGGAGCTGTGGCGCCATCCCGTGGTCGCCGCCGTGCTCGACACGCTCGGCATGATCCCGATCGAGCGCGACCGGCCCGAGCGGGCGGTCGACGCGCTCAACCGGGCCGGCCGGGACGAGTCGATCGTCATCTTCCCCGAGGGGCGGCGCAGCCCGGACGGCAGGCTCGGCGAGTTCAGGAAGGGAGCCTTCGTGCTCGCCATCCAGGCGGGGCTGCCCGTCGTGCCCGTCGTCTGCCGCGGCACGCGCCGGCTCATGCCACGCGGGAGCCGTCTCGCGGTCGTGCCGGGCGACGTGGAGATCGTGATCGCTCCGCCCATCCCCACGGCTGGCCTCGACTACACGGATCGGGAGGCGCTGGCGGCACGGGTTCGGGCCGCCATTGAAGAACATCACCTGGGGTGGTAGCGGGGAGACCCCGGATGAGCCTTGACCCAAAGCGGGCGCAGAGCTGCCTGCACTGTGCCCTCGCGCGGGCGATCCGGCGGGAGTCGGCACCGCTCGCCGCGCGCGGTCTCTCGGTGAACCTCGGACGCGCCGAGCCGGTCTGGCTTCCGTCCCCCGGCGCCCATCTCTATCGCGCCCTCCGGCGGCTGCTGCGGGAGGCGGGGAGCCAGGCGCAGGGACCCTCGCTCAAGCTCACGGTCATCGACCTCACGGGCAAGAGCCACGTGGAGGTGACGGCGACCATCCCGGTCGGCCGCGGCTCGCGTGTGCTCGCCTGCGCCTTCCCGCGCCATGCGCCCGGCAGCCTCGGCGGCGGCTTCGCCGAGGCGCTCGACCTCTCGTGATCGGGGTCTCGCTGCGCGGCCTGCGGCGCTGATGCGGGCCGCCTTCTGCCGCGCGCCGGGCACGCTGATCGTCGAGGACGTACCGTGTCCGACGCCCGGCGCGGGTGAGGTCGTCGTGCGCGTGCGCCACTGCGGCATCTGCGGCTCGGACCTGCACTGGTACCACGGGCAGATGGTGCTGCCCGTCGGCTGTCCGGGCCACGAGATCTCGGGCGAGGTGGCGGACGTCGGCGCGGGCGTGACGAGCCTCAAGGCCGGCGACGCGGTGGCGCTCGAGGGCATCGCCTCCTGCGGGAGCTGTCGGTACTGCCTCGCTGGCGACTACCAGCGCTGCCCG from Deltaproteobacteria bacterium encodes:
- a CDS encoding molybdopterin molybdotransferase MoeA, which gives rise to MIPVGEALARVLEATPVLGAERTAILAALGRVAAADVVSRRIVPAAPYSAMDGYAVRHTDVSAAPAQLRIVAVEPAGTVVTTAVERGTAVKLFTGSVIPPGADAVVRIEDCEEDGDRLLVRAPVPLGANIRAAGEDVEPGQVVLARGTVVGPADVGVLASVGRSSVLVHQRPRVAILSTGSELVEVDDVPGPGQVVNSNAYGLAAAVREAGGEPVVLPIAPDRLDEIRASVAQAARADVVVSTGGVSVGDLDFVKDALEAASFERLFWRVAQKPGKPLLFGRLAERPFFGLPGNPVSALVCFALYVRPALRRLQGHRRVHLPVVRARLAAPVRKTRGLTEFVRVSLSDGPDGAIATAARSQSSGALSALGGGAGLLVGAAELAELPAGASYPVVVAESALARETPPF
- a CDS encoding mechanosensitive ion channel, with amino-acid sequence MVEILGVTLAWPVLLKLGAAVLAVIAGSVIAATWVERALGTWARRRGLGPDGAHVLRVRRFVLPVLLIGALHATLGSLDLPRNLRAVLGRILGVANLTLTLYLIAQLSLALLARLTARSEAGQRVGTQMMTMARATFAVVFGALLLDNLGIHLTALVTTLGIGSLAVALALQDTLGNFFAGLYLQADRPVRLGDYVRLDTGDEGTVMHIGWRSTRLQTLANNTVVLPNERLSKAVVTNYSLPDPEVSVDVRVTVPYDADLERVERLLLEAARRARAERDGLLDRPPPAVRLIPGFGGKGLELTLSVRVREIRDRPSVEDALRRHILALFRTDAIQMPVS
- a CDS encoding 1-acyl-sn-glycerol-3-phosphate acyltransferase — encoded protein: MTEPRRAEGDGLRVALSPYLFRGMLVGMGAVAVGLDRLTGDRELTWRFAKARARTLAWMLGVRVQVRGLEHLAAGGPFVFTPNHQSHLDILVLLGYLPGRTRFAAKRELWRHPVVAAVLDTLGMIPIERDRPERAVDALNRAGRDESIVIFPEGRRSPDGRLGEFRKGAFVLAIQAGLPVVPVVCRGTRRLMPRGSRLAVVPGDVEIVIAPPIPTAGLDYTDREALAARVRAAIEEHHLGW